In Heliangelus exortis chromosome Z, bHelExo1.hap1, whole genome shotgun sequence, a genomic segment contains:
- the HTR1A gene encoding 5-hydroxytryptamine receptor 1A, whose protein sequence is MDVANNTTSPERSPEGAGGLGYQLLTSVLLGTLILCAVSGNACVIAAIALERSLQTVANYLIGSLAVTDLMVSVLVLPMAALYQVLNKWTLGQVTCDIFISLDVLCCTSSILHLCAIALDRYWAITDPIDYVNKRTPRRAAVLISLTWVIGFLISIPPMLGWRTPEDRSDPDACTISKDHGYTIYSTFGAFYIPLLLMLVLYGRIFKAARFRIRKTVKKAEKKKIADTCLTLSPSALQKKSNGEPGKGWRRTVEPKSAASVNGAVRQGEDGAALEIIEVQRCKSSSKTHLPLPSEACSPPPSSFERRNEKNTEAKRRMALSRERKTVKTLGIIMGTFILCWLPFFIVALVLPFCDSKCYMPKWLGAVINWLGYSNSLLNPIIYAYFNKDFQSAFKKIIKCKFCRQ, encoded by the coding sequence ATGGATGTGGCCAACAACACTACCTCCCCAGAGCGGTCCCCCGAGGGGGCAGGCGGCCTGGGCTACCAGCTGCTCACCTCCGTGCTCCTGGGCACACTCATCCTGTGCGCCGTGAGCGGCAACGCCTGCGTGATCGCGGCCATCGCCCTGGAGCGCTCCCTGCAAACCGTGGCCAACTATCTCATCGGCTCGCTGGCCGTCACCGACCTCATGGTGTCCGTGCTGGTGCTGCCCATGGCGGCCCTCTACCAGGTGCTGAACAAGTGGACGCTTGGGCAAGTCACCTGCGACATCTTCATCTCGCTGGACGTGCTGTGCTGCACCTCTTCCATCCTGCACCTGTGCGCCATCGCCTTGGACAGGTATTGGGCCATCACGGACCCCATCGACTACGTTAACAAGCGGACTCCCCGGCGGGCCGCCGTCCTTATCAGTCTGACTTGGGTCATCGGCTTCTTGATATCCATCCCGCCCATGCTGGGATGGAGGACGCCTGAGGACCGCTCGGACCCCGATGCCTGCACCATCAGCAAGGACCACGGGTACACCATCTACTCCACCTTCGGCGCCTTCTACATCCCGCTCCTCCTCATGCTGGTGCTCTACGGCCGCATCTTCAAGGCGGCCCGTTTCAGAATCCGCAAGACCGTCAAGAAAGCGGAAAAGAAGAAAATCGCTGACACCTGCCTCACGCTTTCACCGTCCGccctgcagaagaaaagcaacGGGGAGCCCGGTAAGGGCTGGCGGCGGACTGTAGAGCCCAAGTCTGCTGCCAGTGTCAACGGCGCGGTGCGGCAGGGCGAGGACGGGGCCGCCCTGGAGATCATCGAGGTTCAGCGCTGCAAGAGCTCCTCCAAGACTCACCTGCCGCTGCCCAGCGAGGCGTGCTCTCCGCCGCCCTCTTCCTTCGAGAGACGCAACGAGAAGAACACGGAGGCTAAACGGAGGATGGCTTTGTCCCGGGAGAGGAAGACTGTCAAGACCCTAGGCATCATTATGGGCACCTTCATTCTCTGCTGGCTGCCGTTCTTCATCGTGGCGCTGGTCCTGCCCTTTTGTGACAGTAAGTGTTACATGCCTAAGTGGCTGGGGGCAGTTATCAACTGGCTGGGCTACTCCAACTCTCTCCTCAACCCCATCATCTATGCCTATTTCAACAAAGACTTCCAAAGTGCTTTCAAGAAAATTATCAAGTGCAAATTTTGCAGGCAGTGA